A stretch of the Leptospiraceae bacterium genome encodes the following:
- the hisD gene encoding histidinol dehydrogenase: MAIKIKKISIKNESDYLDILKRAKSDISEAFDVVIPILKDVEQNGDAAIRRYTEKFDKIALDNFKFETNKIEANIPEEWKKALEKAKSNIRQFHSAQLKTKTEINVSGNRLGIKYTPVESVAVYAPGGKALYPSSVLMGAIPAKIAGVKHVSLVTPPSKEGGLNPVLLYAAQIAGVDTIYTVGGAQGIAGLAYGTETITRAEFIVGPGNRYVTAAKSYLAGVGQIGIESPAGPSEVLIIADKTANPQWVACDMLSQAEHGEDSVAILTTDSEELANQVALELKKALAERPKRREMKEKAIDDNSYILIFPNIAEAIDFSNLYAPEHLEIITENYEKDFEGIVHAGSVFLGPYSPVAMGDYISGTNHVLPTAGGSRIYSSLGVDTFLKRVTYQEIRRDSLTELYPYVKTLSEIEGLDEEHGTSVYLRTL; this comes from the coding sequence ATGGCTATTAAAATTAAGAAAATTAGTATAAAAAATGAATCCGACTATTTGGATATTTTAAAAAGAGCAAAGAGTGATATCTCTGAAGCCTTTGACGTTGTAATTCCTATTCTAAAAGATGTAGAGCAAAACGGAGATGCGGCAATTCGTCGTTACACCGAGAAGTTTGATAAAATAGCTCTTGACAATTTCAAATTTGAAACCAATAAAATCGAAGCAAATATTCCCGAAGAATGGAAGAAAGCCTTAGAAAAAGCGAAGTCAAATATCCGCCAATTCCATTCAGCTCAATTAAAAACTAAAACAGAAATAAACGTTAGTGGAAATAGACTTGGCATTAAATACACTCCTGTAGAATCTGTTGCTGTATATGCACCGGGGGGAAAGGCTCTTTATCCTTCCTCGGTATTAATGGGTGCCATTCCTGCCAAGATCGCAGGTGTAAAACATGTATCCTTAGTTACTCCACCTTCGAAAGAAGGGGGGCTCAATCCGGTATTATTATACGCCGCTCAAATCGCAGGAGTAGATACAATTTATACTGTCGGGGGAGCCCAAGGCATAGCTGGATTAGCCTACGGAACAGAGACTATAACGAGGGCAGAATTTATAGTAGGACCGGGAAATCGTTATGTTACCGCCGCCAAATCGTATTTAGCCGGAGTAGGGCAGATTGGAATCGAAAGTCCCGCAGGACCTAGTGAAGTGTTAATCATTGCGGATAAGACTGCTAATCCACAATGGGTTGCTTGCGATATGCTGTCCCAAGCGGAGCACGGAGAAGACTCTGTTGCAATCCTCACTACAGATTCAGAGGAGTTGGCAAACCAAGTTGCTCTCGAATTAAAAAAAGCATTAGCCGAAAGACCTAAACGTCGCGAAATGAAAGAGAAAGCTATTGACGATAATAGTTATATATTAATATTTCCTAATATAGCGGAAGCGATAGATTTTTCTAACCTTTATGCTCCGGAGCATTTGGAAATCATCACAGAGAATTACGAAAAAGACTTTGAAGGAATCGTTCATGCCGGCTCTGTATTTCTTGGTCCTTATTCTCCTGTTGCAATGGGGGATTATATCTCAGGGACTAATCATGTTTTGCCGACAGCAGGTGGAAGTAGAATCTATTCCTCTTTAGGTGTAGATACATTTCTAAAACGAGTCACCTATCAAGAGATTCGTCGCGATTCACTGACAGAATTATACCCGTATGTAAAAACTCTTTCCGAAATAGAAGGACTAGACGAAGAGCACGGAACTTCTGTATATTTAAGAACTCTATAA
- a CDS encoding N-acetyl-gamma-glutamyl-phosphate reductase → MKVSIIGAGGLTGRELIGLLANHSEIEIVHITSNKTAGKKISEVFPNLRFKNDLVFKTHEEEIPKDSLVVLAVPNEVSLDMTPKLLAAGHKVIDLSGAYRLHNKELFEKFYGLKHESFELMQKVVFGIPEMFREKIKGSDFVSNPGCYATSGLVPLFMLGELRERIQGAIVIDSKSGVSGAGGRTEDIGFTFTNTYENFRAYKILSHQHTPEIEEYGGYAMKNKLAKIVFTPHLLPVYRGILSTFVIQFDKAIDPSEVATQFSKFQSEPFIRIYKKPEEIELKNIQNSNFLDLSYRVEDNILVLVSALDNLVKGAAGQALQNMNLMLGLDERKGLLANE, encoded by the coding sequence ATGAAAGTTTCTATAATTGGTGCTGGTGGTTTGACGGGAAGAGAGTTGATTGGTTTACTTGCCAATCATTCTGAGATTGAGATTGTTCATATTACGAGTAATAAAACAGCGGGAAAAAAAATCTCAGAAGTGTTTCCAAATTTGAGATTTAAAAATGACTTAGTTTTCAAAACCCATGAAGAGGAAATTCCAAAAGATAGTTTGGTTGTCCTCGCTGTGCCGAATGAAGTCTCTCTTGATATGACACCTAAGCTATTAGCCGCAGGGCATAAGGTAATTGATCTATCTGGCGCCTATCGTTTACACAATAAAGAATTATTTGAAAAATTCTATGGGCTTAAGCATGAATCCTTTGAGTTAATGCAAAAAGTTGTATTTGGAATTCCTGAAATGTTTAGAGAAAAAATAAAAGGCTCTGATTTTGTTTCTAATCCCGGGTGTTATGCGACTTCTGGTTTAGTGCCCCTTTTTATGCTGGGAGAGCTTAGAGAAAGAATCCAAGGCGCCATTGTCATCGATTCCAAATCAGGTGTAAGTGGAGCGGGTGGAAGAACGGAGGATATTGGGTTTACATTCACAAATACCTATGAAAATTTTCGAGCATATAAAATTTTATCTCATCAACACACTCCTGAGATTGAGGAATACGGTGGTTATGCGATGAAAAATAAATTAGCAAAAATTGTTTTTACTCCGCACTTATTGCCAGTGTATAGAGGAATCCTTTCAACGTTTGTAATTCAATTTGATAAAGCAATTGATCCATCTGAAGTAGCTACTCAATTTTCAAAATTTCAATCCGAACCATTTATAAGAATTTATAAAAAACCAGAAGAAATTGAATTGAAAAATATTCAAAATTCAAATTTCTTGGATTTAAGTTATCGAGTCGAAGACAATATTTTAGTGCTTGTGTCTGCGCTTGATAACTTAGTGAAAGGTGCTGCAGGGCAGGCTCTTCAAAACATGAACTTAATGTTAGGTCTAGATGAGCGTAAAGGTCTTTTGGCAAATGAATAA
- a CDS encoding ankyrin repeat domain-containing protein yields MKTIQVSILLMLISSGLLFSQEIENADCEIQNLKCIQTKIQKGEYRYEDYSRKSSTGRTTLHYAVEAKNFDVVKMIVANNASLVGIADEYGNTALHRAVALNQRQMVEYLLQSNSDLEINKADRNGETILDIANASGYTELAEYLVGKGAHIGNSNKSANATLWVYSVYVLISILVTVWVARTLSKNGRIFLIDAFHSDELADSVNHLLVVGFYLINLGYITIALKIGLKPTNAVEALEILSFKIGLVILLLGFMHFFNLYLFGRLRKRTLLKKELGIDQNVAVVRPV; encoded by the coding sequence ATGAAAACAATTCAAGTATCCATTCTTTTAATGTTAATATCTTCCGGTTTGCTTTTTTCGCAAGAGATAGAAAACGCAGACTGTGAAATTCAAAATTTAAAATGCATCCAAACCAAAATTCAAAAAGGGGAATATCGTTACGAGGATTACAGTCGTAAGAGTTCCACTGGTAGGACAACTCTACATTATGCGGTAGAAGCCAAAAATTTCGACGTAGTCAAAATGATTGTGGCGAATAACGCAAGTTTAGTAGGGATAGCAGATGAATATGGAAACACAGCACTCCATCGCGCAGTAGCTCTTAACCAGAGACAAATGGTTGAATACTTACTCCAATCCAATTCTGATTTAGAAATAAATAAGGCTGATAGAAATGGAGAAACCATTTTAGATATTGCCAATGCAAGCGGATACACCGAATTAGCCGAATATCTTGTAGGCAAAGGTGCTCATATAGGTAATAGCAATAAATCTGCAAATGCAACACTATGGGTATATTCTGTGTATGTGCTAATCAGCATACTTGTAACAGTCTGGGTCGCGAGGACTCTTTCTAAAAACGGACGAATATTTTTAATCGATGCATTTCACTCAGATGAACTCGCAGACTCAGTGAATCACTTGCTTGTAGTTGGCTTCTATTTAATCAATCTAGGCTATATTACAATCGCTCTTAAGATTGGACTTAAACCTACAAATGCAGTGGAAGCATTGGAAATTCTAAGTTTCAAAATCGGGTTAGTAATATTACTTTTAGGTTTTATGCATTTCTTTAATTTGTATCTTTTTGGAAGACTCAGAAAGAGAACTCTACTTAAAAAAGAATTGGGTATCGATCAAAATGTAGCTGTAGTAAGACCAGTGTAG
- a CDS encoding TetR family transcriptional regulator — protein sequence MIKKNKSSIANRKETEKSKRTKELIYSTAISLFQKESYEKATMRLIASKAGVALGATYYHFKTKEDIVMYFYTISQDDAKIQSLEFCRTTEDFKLRLKNIISYKLDYFSEYYNFISVLAKHAADPNHPLSPFSKETTEVREEAIQIIRDALETSNLNLKNEVALHLPELLWLYQLGIIYYWISDTSKSHNNTETLINESLDLVFKLVKMSKLPFFKTILGSIFKIIRLVKAPN from the coding sequence ATGATAAAGAAAAATAAATCTTCGATAGCAAACAGAAAAGAAACCGAAAAATCAAAGCGGACAAAAGAGCTTATTTACTCAACTGCCATTTCTTTATTTCAAAAAGAAAGCTATGAGAAAGCAACTATGCGACTCATAGCAAGTAAAGCTGGGGTTGCGCTTGGAGCTACTTATTATCATTTTAAAACCAAAGAAGACATTGTTATGTATTTCTATACAATCTCTCAAGACGATGCCAAAATTCAAAGTCTAGAGTTTTGTAGAACCACAGAAGATTTTAAATTGCGGTTAAAAAACATTATCTCCTATAAGCTTGATTATTTCTCAGAATATTATAATTTCATTTCTGTCCTAGCCAAACATGCGGCAGATCCAAATCATCCGCTTTCTCCTTTTAGCAAAGAAACAACGGAAGTAAGAGAAGAGGCAATTCAAATTATCCGCGATGCCCTGGAAACTTCCAATTTGAATTTAAAAAACGAAGTAGCACTGCATCTGCCTGAACTTTTGTGGCTATACCAACTAGGTATTATTTATTACTGGATATCAGACACTTCTAAGTCGCATAATAATACAGAAACTTTAATCAATGAAAGCCTAGATTTAGTTTTTAAACTTGTTAAAATGTCTAAGCTTCCTTTTTTTAAAACGATCTTAGGCTCAATATTTAAAATCATAAGATTGGTTAAAGCTCCTAATTAA